In the Chlorobium limicola DSM 245 genome, one interval contains:
- the bchN gene encoding ferredoxin:protochlorophyllide reductase (ATP-dependent) subunit N — MMQVPGEFPIIKEDNVTHSFCGLACVGWMYQKIKDSFFLILGTHTCAHFLQNALGMMIFAKPRFGIALIEEGDLAKQEPTLEEIIAEIKADHNPSVIFLLSSCTPEVMKVDFKGLAHHLSTQDVPVLFVPASGLVYNFTQAEDSVLHALVPYCPEAPAGQKNVVFLGSVNDATADDLRAEAEALGIPVGGFLPESRFDRMPAIGPDTVLAPIQPYLSRVAVKLERERGARTLHSLFPFGPDGTRAFWEDLASEFGITVDLRDREQAAWEKIRKQTELLRDKKVFLTADTMMELPLARFLKSAGADVVECSSAYINKKFLGRELEALAGVRVVEQPNFHRQLEDVERIQPDLIVTSLMTANPFAGHGFVVKWSMEFMLVPIHSWSGIISLANLFVSPLQRRSKLPAFDKEVWLEGVMPSAE; from the coding sequence GACAGTTTTTTTCTGATTCTCGGTACGCATACCTGTGCGCATTTTCTGCAGAACGCGCTTGGCATGATGATTTTTGCCAAACCCCGTTTCGGCATTGCCCTGATCGAGGAGGGCGATCTGGCAAAGCAGGAACCGACTCTCGAAGAGATTATCGCTGAAATCAAGGCCGATCACAACCCGTCAGTGATTTTTCTTCTCTCCTCGTGTACTCCCGAGGTCATGAAGGTCGATTTCAAGGGCCTTGCCCACCATCTCAGCACTCAGGACGTTCCGGTGCTTTTCGTGCCCGCCAGCGGCCTGGTTTACAATTTTACACAGGCCGAGGACTCGGTGCTGCACGCGCTGGTGCCTTATTGTCCCGAAGCTCCTGCCGGTCAGAAAAACGTGGTTTTTCTCGGCTCGGTGAACGACGCCACGGCAGACGATCTCAGGGCTGAGGCTGAAGCGCTCGGCATTCCTGTCGGCGGTTTCCTTCCGGAATCCCGTTTCGACAGGATGCCCGCAATCGGTCCCGATACCGTGCTTGCTCCGATCCAGCCCTATCTTTCAAGGGTTGCCGTCAAGCTGGAGCGTGAACGGGGGGCCCGAACGCTCCACTCGCTCTTTCCTTTCGGCCCCGACGGTACCAGAGCTTTCTGGGAAGATCTGGCCAGCGAATTCGGCATTACCGTCGATCTTCGCGACCGCGAACAGGCTGCATGGGAGAAGATTCGCAAACAGACGGAGCTTCTTCGCGACAAAAAGGTATTTCTTACCGCCGATACCATGATGGAACTGCCGCTTGCGCGCTTTCTTAAAAGCGCCGGAGCCGATGTGGTGGAATGCAGCAGCGCCTATATCAACAAGAAATTTCTCGGGCGTGAACTCGAAGCGCTTGCCGGCGTGCGCGTCGTCGAGCAGCCAAATTTTCACCGCCAGCTTGAAGATGTCGAGCGAATACAGCCCGATCTGATCGTTACCTCGCTGATGACGGCCAATCCGTTTGCAGGTCACGGCTTTGTCGTCAAGTGGAGCATGGAGTTCATGCTTGTGCCTATTCACAGCTGGTCGGGAATAATATCCCTGGCCAATCTGTTCGTTTCACCGCTCCAGCGTCGCAGCAAACTGCCGGCTTTTGATAAGGAGGTATGGCTTGAAGGGGTCATGCCGAGCGCTGAATAG